From Chloroflexota bacterium, a single genomic window includes:
- a CDS encoding VOC family protein → MSSPDAAPPSTTIDRGIYVMPQFVTFEVSDMDSARRWYVNGLGFVELAVLPGPEGEPVLVHLRRFRYQDILLVPGRDPEDKASGVRVSFAAGDEDLDARAAIAANEPGGAVEGPARTPWNTRDLLFRDADGHWVVFTQPDLNADMDSEFARRVRDSVQAAEEAG, encoded by the coding sequence ATGAGCTCGCCCGACGCCGCGCCGCCAAGCACGACCATCGACCGCGGCATCTACGTGATGCCGCAGTTCGTCACGTTCGAGGTCTCGGACATGGACTCGGCGCGGCGCTGGTATGTGAACGGGCTCGGATTCGTGGAGCTGGCGGTGCTGCCCGGCCCGGAAGGTGAGCCGGTGCTGGTCCACCTGCGGCGGTTTCGATATCAGGACATTCTGCTGGTGCCGGGGCGCGATCCCGAGGACAAGGCGTCGGGCGTGCGGGTCTCGTTCGCCGCTGGGGACGAGGACCTGGACGCGCGGGCGGCAATCGCCGCGAATGAGCCCGGTGGCGCGGTCGAGGGACCGGCGCGCACGCCGTGGAACACCCGCGACCTGCTCTTCCGCGACGCCGATGGCCACTGGGTCGTGTTCACGCAGCCGGACCTAAACGCGGACATGGACTCGGAGTTTGCGCGGCGCGTGCGTGACTCGGTTCAAGCGGCTGAGGAGGCTGGCTAG
- a CDS encoding rhodanese-like domain-containing protein — MAAAQMPSNEVDVHEAKKLVEQDEVRVIDVRTQFPFPAMPGAEYVPLEDILARPTEAIPTDKPILFICNVGQTSGVATQMATALGLNQAYNMQGGMEAWEAAGYDTEEPPAGH, encoded by the coding sequence GTGGCTGCAGCACAAATGCCCTCCAACGAAGTCGACGTCCATGAGGCCAAGAAGCTGGTCGAGCAGGACGAGGTCCGGGTGATCGACGTTCGGACACAGTTCCCGTTTCCGGCCATGCCGGGGGCGGAGTACGTGCCGCTCGAAGACATCCTGGCGCGACCAACCGAGGCAATCCCGACCGACAAGCCGATCCTATTCATTTGCAACGTCGGCCAGACCAGCGGCGTCGCCACGCAGATGGCAACCGCCCTGGGCCTGAACCAGGCCTACAACATGCAGGGCGGCATGGAGGCCTGGGAGGCCGCCGGCTACGACACCGAGGAGCCGCCCGCCGGCCACTAG
- a CDS encoding AAA family ATPase gives MDPADLRSRLAEAGLPDEAVDALSARLDDSTRNSASVSRALGLPWTPGHARPLAIAPVQNALESEHLAPPQAVAAIVEHVTAHDARATAAQSSHAPLRLLCLHGPNGVGKTAAARTMARALDRPCEVIDLAQLGAAEEIWRRDGQPGALMGAVERAQSAEAVVVLAGIDRAAERWGAQASTLLARLTDPHRRARVVDPYFGVPFDLSRLLLVVTCRWTQPLATDDLSRLDRAEFPGLLINQKAELARRTLIPAALADHGLSPDALTFDGNALLVLIRSYTDEAGVAHLDELLRRVVRRSLVAGTLSGGDQGVVASEHLFDLAGRPPVPERPDRRAQRRGLTAALVVDERGGRHGAVMAVLMPGLGHALVSGLGRISMLDSNGANVSGELAVVTAAIRSRLSDLDVSARFMQEFDMQVHVPASRIADDSGSIGLAVSIAIVSLARDRPVDPELAATGSLSVDGRIEPTVAIAPKMLAAHRAGVRRVLLPRGNERDLDDLPPRIHDDITFIPVDDIAQALHVALR, from the coding sequence GTGGATCCAGCCGACCTGCGGAGTCGCCTCGCCGAGGCTGGCTTGCCCGACGAGGCAGTCGACGCCCTCTCCGCGCGCCTGGACGATTCCACCAGAAACTCGGCCAGCGTCTCGCGCGCCCTCGGGTTGCCGTGGACGCCCGGGCACGCGCGACCGCTCGCGATCGCCCCGGTGCAAAACGCCCTGGAGTCGGAGCATTTGGCGCCGCCCCAAGCCGTAGCCGCCATCGTCGAGCATGTGACGGCTCACGACGCGCGAGCAACCGCGGCTCAGTCCTCGCACGCTCCACTGCGTCTCCTCTGTCTGCACGGACCCAACGGCGTGGGCAAGACGGCCGCGGCACGAACCATGGCGCGCGCCCTGGACCGACCCTGCGAGGTCATCGACCTGGCGCAGCTCGGCGCCGCCGAGGAAATCTGGCGGCGCGACGGCCAGCCGGGCGCGCTCATGGGCGCCGTCGAGCGGGCGCAGTCCGCAGAGGCCGTGGTCGTGCTGGCCGGGATCGATCGCGCGGCCGAGCGTTGGGGCGCCCAGGCCAGCACGCTTCTGGCGCGGCTGACCGATCCCCACCGCCGCGCCAGAGTCGTCGACCCATACTTCGGCGTTCCATTCGACCTGTCGCGCTTGCTCCTCGTCGTCACCTGCCGCTGGACCCAACCGTTGGCGACGGACGATTTGTCGAGACTCGATCGCGCGGAATTTCCCGGTTTGCTGATCAATCAGAAGGCCGAGTTGGCCCGGCGAACCCTGATCCCGGCCGCGCTCGCCGACCATGGGCTGTCGCCCGACGCCCTGACGTTTGACGGCAACGCCCTGCTGGTACTGATTCGGAGCTACACGGACGAGGCCGGCGTCGCGCACCTGGACGAGCTTCTGCGGCGCGTCGTTCGCCGGTCACTGGTCGCCGGCACTCTGAGCGGCGGCGACCAGGGTGTCGTTGCGAGCGAGCACCTCTTCGATCTGGCCGGTCGGCCGCCCGTCCCCGAGCGTCCCGACCGGCGCGCGCAGCGCCGCGGTCTCACCGCCGCGCTGGTGGTTGATGAGCGTGGCGGCCGGCACGGCGCCGTGATGGCCGTGCTGATGCCGGGACTCGGCCACGCGTTGGTTTCGGGGCTGGGTCGGATCTCGATGCTGGACTCGAACGGCGCCAACGTCTCAGGGGAGCTGGCCGTCGTCACGGCAGCCATCCGCTCGCGCCTGTCGGACCTCGATGTGTCGGCGCGCTTCATGCAGGAATTCGACATGCAGGTGCATGTTCCGGCAAGCCGGATTGCCGACGACTCCGGTTCGATCGGCCTCGCCGTGTCCATCGCCATTGTGTCCCTCGCCCGCGATCGCCCGGTAGACCCGGAACTCGCCGCCACCGGCAGCCTGTCGGTCGACGGTCGGATCGAGCCCACCGTCGCCATCGCGCCCAAGATGCTGGCGGCCCATCGCGCCGGCGTGCGCCGGGTCCTGCTGCCGCGCGGCAACGAGCGCGACCTGGACGATCTCCCGCCCCGGATCCACGACGACATCACCTTCATTCCGGTGGACGACATCGCGCAGGCGCTGCACGTCGCGCTGCGCTGA
- a CDS encoding DUF3179 domain-containing (seleno)protein: MFDSAYDQRLSRDAIPPIYQPHFVAAAEAPLQPDELVIGLVIDGEARAYPVTTLNRREMVNDVVGGTPVLVTWUPLCYTGLVHDRRFEGRTLVFGNQGALYKTAMTWFDHATGTIWSQPIGRALVGELRGATLTQIPSTLDTWEGFRARHPNALVLSNGLDGPRLILASPRENWVIGLALGDAAAAVDFSHARAAGLVQLTVGDEPVAVWVDSTTGTVRAYLRRVANRLLEFESAGAGTLRDRETGSLWSATNGLALSGPLAGQALSPVPWTSAFDWAWRDFYPKSTFIEA, from the coding sequence ATGTTCGACTCGGCCTACGACCAACGCCTCAGCCGCGACGCCATCCCACCCATCTACCAGCCGCACTTCGTGGCCGCCGCCGAGGCGCCGCTCCAGCCGGACGAGCTGGTCATTGGGCTGGTCATCGACGGCGAGGCGCGGGCCTATCCCGTCACGACGCTCAATCGGCGCGAGATGGTCAACGATGTCGTCGGCGGTACACCGGTGCTCGTCACCTGGTGACCGCTCTGCTACACCGGTCTCGTGCACGACCGGCGGTTCGAGGGCCGGACCCTGGTCTTCGGCAATCAGGGCGCGCTGTACAAGACGGCCATGACGTGGTTCGACCACGCCACGGGCACCATCTGGAGCCAACCAATCGGCCGAGCCCTGGTCGGCGAGCTGCGCGGCGCGACGCTCACCCAGATCCCCTCGACCCTGGACACCTGGGAGGGGTTCCGCGCCCGGCACCCCAATGCGCTGGTGCTGTCCAACGGCCTCGACGGACCGCGGCTCATCCTCGCGTCGCCGCGGGAGAACTGGGTGATCGGCCTCGCCTTGGGGGACGCGGCCGCGGCCGTTGACTTCAGCCACGCACGGGCCGCGGGCCTGGTGCAGCTGACGGTGGGTGATGAGCCGGTGGCGGTCTGGGTCGACTCCACTACCGGAACCGTGCGGGCTTATCTGCGGCGGGTGGCGAATCGCCTGCTGGAGTTCGAGTCGGCGGGCGCCGGTACCTTGCGCGACCGCGAGACCGGATCGCTGTGGAGCGCGACGAATGGCCTGGCGCTCAGCGGTCCGCTTGCCGGCCAAGCCCTCAGCCCGGTGCCCTGGACGTCCGCGTTCGACTGGGCCTGGCGCGATTTTTACCCAAAATCCACATTCATTGAGGCCTGA